A region of the Dickeya chrysanthemi NCPPB 402 genome:
TTATCTGCCAGAAATTCGCAGTCGTTTGATTATGCTGTTTTCTCGTCAGAGCTCGTCGTTTCTGGCAACGGAACAAGGCAAACAAAAGCTGGTTGAAGATATCAAGCAGGTATTAAGCCCACCGCTGGTTCCTGGACAACCTAATCAGGTAGTCAGCGATGTCCTGTTCACTGCTTTCATTTTGCGGTAATCACTATGGGTGACAGCATTCTATCACAGGCAGAGATTGATGCTCTGCTAAACGGTGACAGTGGCGATAGTAGCGCTGATGCCAGCAACGCTGCTTCGCAGAAAGACGGGGGTGTTAAGCCCTATGATCCCAATACACAGCGACGTGTCATTCGTGAACGTCTGCAGGCGCTGGAGATCATCAACGAGCGTTTTGCGCGTCAGTTCCGTATGGGGCTGTTTAACCTGCTCCGTCGTAGCCCGGATATCACCGTTGGTGCTATCAAGATTCAGCCATATCATGAGTTTGCACGTAACTTACCGGTTCCAACCAACCTCAACCTGATACACTTGAAGCCACTGCGCGGCACCGCCTTGTTCGTGTTTTCACCTAGCCTGGTTTTTATTGCCGTCGATAACCTGTTCGGCGGTGACGGCCGTTTCCCTACCAAAGTTGAAGGTCGTGAATTTACGCACACCGAACAACGAGTTGTACGTCGAATGCTGAAACTGGCGCTTGATGCCTACAGCGATGCCTGGAACGCCATTTATAAACTGGATGTTGAATATGTGCGTTCAGAAATGCAGGTAAAATTCACCAACATCACGACATCACCAAACGATATTGTAGTAACAACCCCTTTCCATCTCGAAATTGGGACGCTGAC
Encoded here:
- the fliM gene encoding flagellar motor switch protein FliM codes for the protein MGDSILSQAEIDALLNGDSGDSSADASNAASQKDGGVKPYDPNTQRRVIRERLQALEIINERFARQFRMGLFNLLRRSPDITVGAIKIQPYHEFARNLPVPTNLNLIHLKPLRGTALFVFSPSLVFIAVDNLFGGDGRFPTKVEGREFTHTEQRVVRRMLKLALDAYSDAWNAIYKLDVEYVRSEMQVKFTNITTSPNDIVVTTPFHLEIGTLTGEFSICIPFSMIEPLRELLANPPLENSQQEDQHWRETLAKQVQHSELELVANFVDIPVRLSKVLKLKPGDILPIDKPERLVAHVDGVPVLTCQYGTLDGQYALRVEHLINPILNSLNDEEPLNE